The Planctellipticum variicoloris DNA window GACGAATCCTTGATCCCGATCACCTTGTCGCACTCGTCCGCCAGCCGCCGGACCGTCGGCACGTCAATCGGGCTGGCGAACATCGGAATGTTGTACAGAGTCACGTCGATCGGCGAGTTGTCCGCGATTTCCTTGAAATACGCGTACACCGCCCGCGGGCTCAGCTTGAAGTAAAACGGCGCCACGATCGCGACCGCCGTCGCCCCCAGCGAGTAATACGTTTCACAGGCGCGGATCGTTTCACGGACATTCGCCTCGGCGGCGCCCGCCAGGATCGGCACGCGCCCGGCCACATGGTCCGTCATGATTTCCATGATCCGGACCCGCTCTTCGACCGTGAAACGGGTGAATTCCCCCGTGGAACCGTTCGGGTAGAGACCGTGCACCCCTTTGGCGATCAACCAGTCCACATACCGCCGCAGCTCCGGCTCGTTGATCTCCCCCCGGCTGTCGAGAGGCACAATATTTGGCGTAAAGATTCCGTGGATCTTGCCTTGCGGTCGCATGAACCGGGGGCCTTTCCGGGGACGAGGGCGGTCCCCTGCGTGTCATGGTAGGAGGTGTGGCGAGTTTGTGCGTACGGGGAAGAGTATACGGGCCAGCCAGCAACCCTTCCATTCCGCCGCCAGTACCTCCTGTATCGAAAGTCCGCCCCGCGAAGGTTGAACGGAGTCCGGCCAGGCGGGATTGTTCGGGGAAGAGCGACGGCTGGCCGGTTCCAGGCATCGGGTGACCGGGGCAGGAGCGTCTTCGCGATGCCCCGGTGTTCCAACGAGGTTTCGCCAGAAGACCGGGGCTTCCCTGCGGTCCAGCCCCGGCCTCCCGAAACGGCCTGAATACCGCCGCTGGCGTCAGCGCGTCCAGTCAATCTGCCGATACACCGCCAGCAGCTTTTCGCCCCGGCTGCGATTCAACAGACACGCATGCGCGATCCGCCCCCGCAGATGGCCAGCGAAGTCCGCAGCGCCATCGTGATTCTGCGAAGACGGCCCCAGCTTCACGCAGTTATGCAAGATCGCCTTCAGCCGGTCGAACTCGGACCGCGACTGATTCGGCTTCACATTCACGACGACGCCGGTCACCCGTTGCTGCTGATGCGGTCGGAGAATTCGCCGTTTCTTGCGATGAACCCGGAAACGCTCTTCGCGAATAATCTGGTTCACCAGCGGCAGAAAGACTCGCAGGCTGCTGCGGAACTTCGCGTCGCCCGAGAACGTCAAATCGTCCGCATAGCGGGTGTAGTTCGCCCCGAACGTCCGGCTCAACCCCGCCAGCCGCAGGTCGAGTACGAACGCCGACAGATTCGCCAGTGCGGGAGACGTCGGCGCCCCCTGCGGCAGATGCGCCCGCAGATACGGCATCACGGCCCCGGCATCTCCCTCGGGCAGGATCATGTCGCCCGGCGCCGCCGATGTCGTCAGCCGGCCCAGCCAGATCGCCGCCTCGCGCGAGTAACCAATGCTGCGGAAGATCGCCACCACCCGCGAAAAACTAACTGCGGGATAGAAGTTCTCCAGATCGAACCGCACTACGACCGCCTGACCGGTATGCGGCGCTGCGTTGGAGACGATCGAT harbors:
- a CDS encoding reverse transcriptase family protein, which codes for MGLFDWLWRWMGWLPHDDDPYSDSVTSPRRADSPPAAAGVVPAKSRSPVRLVRMRRRAVIERSPVIETRGKPPYRFARLGSRTGHYLDLSQDGDEEHLRAQQLPVLTTPNDIAAWVGQPVGRLAWLVHRFTGGRPRGQKQAHYWFRWMRKKSGGWRLIEAPKPDLKAVQVKILTEILDRCPPHNAAHGFVAGRSIVSNAAPHTGQAVVVRFDLENFYPAVSFSRVVAIFRSIGYSREAAIWLGRLTTSAAPGDMILPEGDAGAVMPYLRAHLPQGAPTSPALANLSAFVLDLRLAGLSRTFGANYTRYADDLTFSGDAKFRSSLRVFLPLVNQIIREERFRVHRKKRRILRPHQQQRVTGVVVNVKPNQSRSEFDRLKAILHNCVKLGPSSQNHDGAADFAGHLRGRIAHACLLNRSRGEKLLAVYRQIDWTR
- a CDS encoding dihydrodipicolinate synthase family protein, which produces MRPQGKIHGIFTPNIVPLDSRGEINEPELRRYVDWLIAKGVHGLYPNGSTGEFTRFTVEERVRIMEIMTDHVAGRVPILAGAAEANVRETIRACETYYSLGATAVAIVAPFYFKLSPRAVYAYFKEIADNSPIDVTLYNIPMFASPIDVPTVRRLADECDKVIGIKDSSGDIPNMIRMIQAIRPNRPDFSFLTGWDAALMPMLLIGCDGGTNASSGVVPELTRKLYELTLSERLDEARQLQYDIVTLFDAMILHSEFPDGFRTALRLRGFEPGVGRQPLSDDQQVDLAALADTLQCMLAEHGFTDEPVCGCPVPQNGGPDVSRIVEAVVSELQKRMK